One Bacillota bacterium genomic region harbors:
- a CDS encoding nodulation protein NfeD: protein MRRIGALFYLGCFAAGFCLMLTATILNYLPGAFATPVAAENGRNRVVVLEVNGPIVPVVSHYLSRGIERAEGEGAVCLINLNTPGGLYNVTQEIVTMISNAKTPVIVFVGTSGGWAASAGAFITMGAHAAVMAPGTRIGAAHPVTMGGQQEDGVPAEKIAADASAWMRSLAELRGRDAGLAEEMVTKSRSFSAAEAVKLELVDLIARDVPEVCRKLSGKRVTLADGHTVTLQLSGAVLEEMKPNRVESFLGTLLNPDIAYILLTIGMAGLMVEIYHPGLIIPGVIGGISLLLGLYSMGSLDAYWGGIILILLAFGFFIAEAFAPTHGVLGTGGVVSFIFGSLLLFSMRKAGFGVSIGLIAAMSMALAALTALLVTAVVRGQKRRVLTGLEGLVGRQAVARTDLRPDGKVFLEGEMWQAVSEEGDIRAGEKVEVMQNEGMSLKVRRFDRQ from the coding sequence ATGCGGCGGATTGGTGCGCTTTTTTACTTGGGGTGTTTTGCGGCGGGCTTCTGCCTGATGCTTACCGCGACAATTCTAAACTACCTGCCCGGCGCTTTTGCGACGCCGGTCGCTGCCGAAAACGGACGGAACCGGGTGGTCGTCCTGGAGGTTAACGGACCGATCGTTCCTGTAGTGTCACACTACCTGTCGCGCGGGATAGAACGGGCGGAGGGAGAAGGCGCGGTCTGCCTGATAAATCTAAACACGCCGGGTGGGCTGTATAACGTTACCCAGGAGATCGTGACCATGATCAGCAACGCGAAAACGCCGGTTATAGTCTTCGTCGGTACCTCCGGGGGATGGGCGGCTTCGGCGGGAGCTTTCATCACCATGGGGGCGCATGCGGCTGTTATGGCGCCCGGGACACGTATCGGTGCGGCTCATCCCGTAACCATGGGGGGGCAGCAGGAAGACGGGGTGCCCGCGGAAAAGATAGCCGCCGACGCGTCCGCCTGGATGCGTTCACTGGCCGAACTCCGGGGGCGCGACGCCGGGCTGGCGGAGGAAATGGTGACCAAAAGCCGCTCCTTCTCCGCGGCAGAAGCGGTCAAACTGGAACTGGTCGATTTAATTGCAAGGGACGTGCCGGAGGTCTGCCGGAAGCTCTCGGGGAAGAGAGTGACCCTCGCTGACGGGCATACCGTAACCCTTCAACTGTCCGGAGCCGTTCTGGAGGAGATGAAACCGAACCGCGTTGAAAGTTTCCTCGGCACGCTGTTGAACCCCGACATCGCCTACATCCTTTTGACCATAGGGATGGCCGGGCTGATGGTCGAAATTTACCACCCCGGGCTTATCATTCCCGGAGTTATTGGGGGCATATCGTTACTGTTGGGCCTTTACAGCATGGGTTCCCTGGATGCGTACTGGGGAGGCATAATCCTGATCCTTCTTGCCTTCGGCTTCTTTATAGCGGAAGCCTTTGCGCCGACGCACGGGGTCCTGGGCACGGGCGGCGTGGTCTCCTTCATTTTCGGCTCGCTTCTCCTTTTCAGCATGCGAAAGGCGGGATTCGGCGTGAGTATCGGCCTGATAGCGGCAATGAGCATGGCTCTGGCCGCGCTTACGGCGCTCCTGGTCACCGCTGTGGTCAGGGGTCAAAAAAGGCGCGTGCTCACCGGCTTGGAGGGACTGGTCGGACGGCAGGCGGTGGCGAGGACGGACCTCCGGCCGGACGGGAAGGTATTCTTAGAAGGGGAAATGTGG